The nucleotide sequence GACTATCTGGGCTGAGAGACTCCGGCTCCAAGACTACGGGGGGGCTACCGGGTTCAGGCGAAACAATTTCGCCCGCAAAAAACCTAGCAAAGCTTTGGGTGGCCTGGCTGAGGGCATCGGGTGGGGCGGGGGGCGCAAGTTGGAATTCTGGGGCGGGTGAGGGGGGCGGGTTTTCCGGCGGGTGGGCGGGTGGTTGACGGGGATTAAGGGTGGGGTTGGGAGGAGGTGGGGTGGGCCGGGGCTGGACGGCTGGAGTAGATTGAGATGTATCCGCCGCTGGACTAGTGGCAATTTCTAAGCGAACTTTGACGGGTTTGCCGAGGGCTGTTTGAAAGGCAATTTCGATTTTGTCCTGATACTTTTGGGTCAGCTTCAATAGACCGGGAGATGGCAAGCCAATCCGAATCTCCCGATCACTACAACTGAGGAGTTGCCCATGTTGGGAGAGCAAAGCCTGGGTGCCTGGAAATTGAACCAGTTGAATCCCCTGTTGCCAAAGGTGGGAAAGGTTGAGGTCAGTCGGATCGGGGGGCTGTGGGGTAGGGTCTGGGGGAGAAGATTTCGCCGGAGATGGTGGCGGGGCCTGGGTTGGTAGATTTTCGGGAACGGCTGGGCGAGGCGGTGTTGCAGTGGGAAGAATGGCATTGGCAACGGGCTGGCTTGGGGGGTGGGAAATAACTGCCGGGGGAATCGTGGGCGATTGAGCCTGGGGTCTGGGACTATTGGCTGGGGGTGGAGAACTTTGATCTGTTTTGGAGAGAGACAGCAAACCTAAAAGCCCCACTTCTAACCACAGGCGCGGCTGAGTTGTGTTTTTGACTTGTAGTTCACAGGCCCGCAGATGTTGTTGTCCCACTAAGATGTCCTGACTCGACCAGTTTTGGGCAAATTCACAGAGGGCGGCCCAAGTGTCCGGGGTAATGGCCACTAAATCCTGGCGGTGGGGAGCCGTTTTAGCAATCAGAAAATCTCGATAGAATCCGGTCAGGTTCTGTAAAACAATTAAGGGTTCACGCCCGCGTTCTAATAAGTGTCTGGTTTGCTCAAGTAACGTTTCGGGATGTTGACTCTTGACGGCCTGGAGGAGTTGAAATAAATCTTGTTCAGGGACCGAACCGGCTAAATCCCAAACCCGTTCAATCGTAATTTCTCCATCTAATAAGCTGAGTTGATCGAGTAAACTTTCCGCATCCCGTAAGCCACCTTGGGCAATTTGGGCGACTAGGTTAACGGCTTCTGGATTGATATTGATAGTTTCTAGTTCGGCAATATGGGTTAAATGGGAGACCATATCGGCCAGGGGGATGCGGCGAAAATCAAAACGTTGACAACGAGAAATAATCGTGGGTAAAACCCGTTGGGGATCGGTGGTTGCGAGAACAAAAATAACCCGATCTGGAGGTTCTTCAAGAGTCTTTAAGAGGGCATTAAACGCTGAGGTACTGAGCATATGACACTCGTCCACAACGTAAACTTTATAGCGACATTGAACTGGAGCAAATTGGGCTTTTTCAATTAATTCTCGAATATTATCAACCCCGGTATTACTGGCCGCATCAATTTCAATTACATCTAGGGCAGAACTGTGGGCAATGGCCTGGCAAACATCACAAACACCGCAGGGACTTGGGGTTGGTTTCGGCGCAGTTAAACAGTTGAGAGATTTTGCTAAAATCCTTGCACTGGAGGTTTTTCCCGTTCCCCGCGGCCCGCAAAACAGATAGGCTGGGGCAATTCGTTCCTGTTGAAGTGCATTGGTCAAAGTTGTCGTAATAGCCGCTTGTCCCACCAGATCCGCAAAGGTTTGGGGGCGATATTTATGGTGCAGCGGCTCGTAATTCACAAGACCAATTAATCCCGGCCCAACCTGACTCTCTTCTGCTCATCTATCATAGGTCGGCGAGGAGCTTAGCGATTAGCCCGTTGAATGAGCCAGATGGCCACAGCCAGGCCTAGGCCTTGGGGTAGCCACGCGGCCATAATCGGTGTGAGGATGCCGACAAACCCTAAAGCACCGGAAAAATAGGTCAATAGAATCTGCCCGAAAATCAAGCCCACACTTAAGCCAAACCCCTGCGCCGCCCCCCGCTTTTGCCCCATCGCCCCAAACCCTAGGCCCATCAAACCAAAGACAATCGCGACAAAGGGCTGGGCATACTGTTGCTGAAGATGGACATTTAAGGCGCGCACGAGGATGGGGTTATTATCTTTCTGGGCAAGAGTGAGAGCCTGGCGGGCCTGAGCCGTCGAAAGTTCGGTCACTTGAGAAGGGCTGAGGACATCTTCTTCTAACTTGCGGGGAATGACTAACTGCTGCTGTTGAAACTCAATAATGTCGCGAATATTCCCCAAGCTCGAGACTAGGTAAATAACTCCATCAGCAATTGTCCAAGTACTGCGGGGATAACTCCAGGCCGCCTCAGCCGCCGTAATCACCTGTACTAACTCCGGTTGGGAAAAATCTACCACTGTAATCCCCCGCATTGAGACCCCATCAAATTCCTTGGCATAGTACAATCGCCGCACTTGGTCATTGGGGCCATATTCTGGATAGTAAATGTCCCGACTTTGGCCAACCCGCTCTTCTTGGCGCAGATACCGCTGTAACACCTGATCCGACCGGGCCCGAAATTCAGGGATGACGGTTTCACCCAAGGTAAACGTGATGAGGCTAATCACCAGAGAAAAGGCCAAAATCGGTGCAGCAAGACGATAGAGACTAAGGCCAATACTCTTGAAGGCCACTAGTTCCCCATCCTCCCCCAAGCGACTGATCGTCGTTAAAACAGCCAGCATCACCGCCATTGGCAAAGCAAAGGTGAGAGTGTAAGGGATTTGGAAGAGCAGAACTTGTAAAACTGCGGTCAAGGGAATTTGAGCCTCGGCCACTTGTCGCACTAGGTCAAATAGCACCCCCACCGAAAGAGCTAAGGCGGCAAAAATCGTGATCCCCAGGCCAAAGGCGGGGACAATATTCCGCCAGAGATACCAGTCCAACCGTGAGCCAGGCCCAATCCGACCCAGTGGCCAGAGCCATCGCCGCCAAATTTGCCTAGGGGACAAAATTTTCACCCAAATAGTATTGCCGGACGAGGGGATCCTCGTATAAATCTGCCGCTGCCCCCGCCGCCAGAATATGCCCATCCCGCATGATATAGGCTCGATCCACGATGGAAAGCGTTTCCCGAACGTTGTGATCGGTAATCAATATTCCCAGGTTTTGGGCCCGCAGTTGAGTGACAATCGTTTGAATTTCGCCGACCGCAATTGGATCTACCCCAGCAAAGGGTTCATCTAAAAACAAAAATTTGGGTCCCTCGACTCCCATGGCCAGGGCCCGCGCTAATTCCGTTCGCCGCCGTTCCCCCCCTGAGACTCGATTGCCTTTGATCTGAGCAATTTTATGGAGATTCAGATCTGCGAGTAAGTGATCCAAGCGATCAGCCCAGAGATGGCGGGGAACCTTAGTTTGCTCTAAAACCAGGAGAATATTTTCTGCCACCGTCAAATTCCGAAAGATACTCGGTTCTTGGGGGAGATAGCCAATTCCCAACCTGGCCCGGCGATGGAGGGGCAATGGGGTGATGTCGTCACGATCTAACCAAACTCTCCCCTGATCGGGTTTTTCCAGGCCTGTGGCTAAATAAAATGTTGTCGTTTTCCCAGCCCCGTTTGGCCCCAAGAGTCCGACAACCTCCCCCTGCTCAATCCCTAAGGTGACCTGATCAACAACTGTCCTGGCCCCATAGGTTTTGCGTACACCTTCTAACAAAATTTTCATGGGGAAAGGACGCTATGGATTTGGATTGGTAGTCTTGGGAGGATTATCCCGAATCAGCAAAATGGATTCAACCTGTTGGTTTGTGACTGGGGTGGCGACAAACTTTTCCTGATCAATCAAATAGGTCACACTATCGCCCCGTAAGCTGTTCCCCTTTTGCAGAACATAAACATTGCCAGTTAAGACAATCCGCCGCTCTCGACTGAAATATTGGGCTTGGGTAGCTGTAGCCTGAATTTGGCGGGCGGGATAAATGAGTTGGACATTACCCCGGGCGGTGACGATCCCCGTAATGGAGTTGGCCTGTTGGACATCGGCGAGAATGGTTAAGGCTTGCTGAGGAACTGCATTGGCATCAGATGTGGGTAGATTCTGAGACTCTGCTATTCCACTAGTCCCAAGTACTCCCAGGCCAAGGAGTAATCCTAAGAGTAATCGCTTGCTCCCCCAATTGAATCGTGTCACGCTTAATCCCCTGCCCTTCTCTTGCCCAACGCTCCCGAATCTAATGACTTGATCTTAGTCGAGAGAGTTGCATTCAATGATCAACGAGCTTGAAGGAAAGGCCACAACCACAGGTTTGCCCGGCAATTGGATTATGAAATCGAAAGGCCCCTCCCATTAAATCTTCGGTGTAGTCTAAATTCAAATCTGTCAATTTAGCCACACTGTCGGCCGCCACGGCAATCACCAGTCCAGAAATTTCCGCGACAAAATCATTGGGTTGGGCCGCTGCCGTAAACTCCAAAACGTAGAGCCAATCGGCGCAACCACCAGACTTGACCCCTAAACGAAGAATGTCTCCATTAGCCTTGGCCTGGGATTTTTGGCGCAGTCGCTCAAGTTCACGGACAGCGGCGGGGGTTAGAGTCACGGTCATAGTCAGAGTTTAGACAGTATCGGGAGGCAACTCAGGCATGAGAAATTTTAAGTATGGGAGCGGGCGTAGTCGTCCTCAAACCGTTGAATATCATCTTCTCCCAAGTATTGCCCATTCTGGACTTCAATTAAAACTAAGTTGATCTTGCCCGGATTTTCCAAGCGATGACGGGTAAACTGGGGCACATAGGTAGATTCATTGGGAGAAAGCATAATAATCTCTTCACCCCGTTGAACCTTGGCAATACCAGCAATGACAATCCAATGTTCACTGCGGTGGTGGTGCATTTGTAAACTCAGGCGATGGCCAGGTTTGACCTCAATCCGCTTAATTTTGTAACCCGGCCCCTCTTCCAAGATCGTAAATGATCCCCAAGGACGCAGTTCTGTGGCCGCGACCGTATTGATTGGGGCAATGGCCATTTCAGGTGCAGATATACTCATTGTCTCAGCTTCCATAACTGCCCTCTGTTTTAGCATACGGACTTGCGGATTCACTCAATTTTAGAGGAAGTTGGCAGCGTACACTAGAAATCAGGCGGAACGATTAGCCCCCTTGAATGAGTCAGAAAACTTGGAATCACTATGTCTGAGCATTTGTTGTTAGTGGATGATGAACCGGGGTTGCGGGATGCCGTCCAGGCCTACTTAGAGGACAGTGGGTTTACCGTCACCGCCGCCAGTAATGCCACCCAGGCCTGGGAACTGCTCGAACAACAGCGACCCGATTTAGTCATTACCGATGTGATGATGCCCCAAGTGGATGGCTATGAATTTTTGGCCAAGCTGCGGGAAGACGAACGCTTTAGTTATTTACCCGTTGTGTTCTTAACTGCCCGCGGGATGAAACGAGATCGCGTCCAGGGCTATGACGCGGGTTGTGATGCCTATCTCTCCAAACCCTTTGACCCTGATGAATTGGTCGCCATTGTCAAAAACCTCCTGCGCCGTTATCAACAAGCCGCGGCGATTAGCGAACCGGATATTGCCGACTTAGCCGGACAAATTGCCGAATTACGCTCCCTCTTAGTCAAACGCGGTACCCCCTTAAATCCCAACCCGATCAAACTGGATCTGACCCCCAGAGAGCAGAGTGTTTTAGATTTGGTTGTTCAAGGCTTGATGAATAAGGAAATCGCCAGTCAACTCCAAACCAGTGTCCGCAATATTGAAAAGTACGTTAGCCGCTTATTTATTAAAACCAATACCAGCAGCCGCACCGAGTTAGTCCGCTTTGCCCTGGAAAATGGCCTGGCCCCTTGATCCCAATTATGTTCAAAATTATTGACACCAGAGACTAACTAAAATCAAAATAGCCCCCCTGGCAGTTGGCCCCTCATGAGCAGCACATCCCCATCCTCTAGCCAGCCACCTCCAGGCCCCGATCCTGTTATCCAGGCTGAGCTCGTCCATCTCACTCCAGATCGGTTGCGGTTGAAAATCCCCCATCTCCGCCAAGACCCAGGCTACGGAACCTATCTCCAACAGCATCTCCAGGCCCAGACCGGGATCACCGAAGTTCGCCTCAACTCAACCGCCCAATCTTTAACCCTTCACTGGAACCCCCAAGTCATTTCCCTCCCGCAACTGTTAACCCAACTCCAGGCCATTGGGGACTTAGAGGTGATAGGTCAGGGAAATCATGGCATCACGAACCTCACCCGCGCCTTTGCCCTAGAACCAGAACAAGTCAGCGACAAAGCCCAGGATATTGGCAGTTTTATTGTTGGGGGACAAGTTGGAGATGTAGTCGGCGGGATAGCTGGGGCGGCAGTGGGTGGGGCCACAATCGGGCCAGCCGGGGTAGTTTTGGGGACACAGGTGGGGACGTTTGTAGGCGGTGTCATTGGGGCAAGAGTTTGTGTAGAGTCCATGCAAACCCTCAAGGAGCATGCCTTTGATCTGCAAACGCTTTGTTTAGATAAAACTAAAGAAAAGGTCACCCAAAGTTTAGAAATTCGCACCAGCAGTAAAGCCGGAGAGGTAGCTGGGGAAATCACGGGGGGCCTGGTGGGGGGAGCTTTGCTTGGGCCGCCCGGAGAAATTATTGGGCAAATGATGGGGAATATGGTCGGCGGACAAATTGCCGAAGACGCAGCCCGACAAGTCATCAGCCCTGATCCAAAACCTGACACAACAGCCCCGACATCGTCCTCGGTTAATATTGTTCTGGAATGGTGGATGAAAACGAGTCGCGCCTTTGTTGGGGAAACAGCTTTGGCAACCTTGGGGGGACTGTTAATGCGCTTAATTTTGGGCCCCCAGGCCGAGGCCGTCGGTCTTAAAGCAGGTAGTCGGGCCGGCCGAATCATTGATTGGAATACAGAGTCTGCTTCCTGTAAACAGCCCCAGTCAAACCAGGCTAAAACTGAGGAATTATAATCCAATAAGAACAGTTCAGGAATTTTGTTCGGAGTACTGAGACGATTGCGCCTCTAAAGAGCGGTAATCCCGACCCTGTCTCGGCCCCAAACTCAGAGATGATGGAAACAACGCCCCCCGCCCCCGCCACTCAGGGTAATTAAGCCATGCTCGACATCATACTTTCCTTTATTTTTATTGTTGCTGGAGCCGCCATTGGGTTTCATGCGGTCAATCTTCTTCCTCCCATGACCCTTGAACAAGTGGCCAACATCAGCGCATTACGGTGGGTTGTGGCCGGATTTGGCGGCTTAATTGGGATTGGGGTTGGTTTAGCAGTACAAACGGTCTATCACCGAGTTGAGGCCGATATTCGCCATTTACCAGCCGATGTTTTATTGTCACGGGCGGTGGGCCTGGTCGTGGGGTTATTGTTGGCTAACTTGCTCCTGGCACCAATTTTTCTACTACCCATTCCTGATGATTTCTCGTTCATCAAGCCGATGACAGCGGTATTAACGAGCATTTTATTCGCTTATACCGGAACCACATTAGCAGACAGTCAGGGGCGGGCCCTGTTGCGGTTAATTAATCCTAATTCTGTCGAAACCTCTCTTGTGGCCGAAGGTACCTTAAAGGCCGCCGCCTCAAAGGTACTGGATACGAGTTGTATTATTGATGGCCGGATTGAGCAGCTACTCACCTTGGGGTTTATTGAGGGTCAAATTCTTGTTCCCCAGTTTGTCTTACAGGAATTGCAACTGGTTGCTGATGCTCAAAACGACTTAAAACGGTCGCGAGGACGACGGGGCCTGGATATTTTGAACAGGCTGCAGGCTAATCTAAATGGACGGATTTTAATTCATTCCGCTGATTATCCAGACTTGACGACCGTTGATGCCAAGCTTGTCCGACTTGCCCAAGAAATTGACGGTATCTTAGTCACTAACGATTACAACCTCAATAAAGTCGCCCAGTTTCAAAAGGTAAATGTTTTTAATGTCAATGAATTAGCCCAGGCCCTGCGTCCGGTTTACTTGCCAGGGGATACCTTGGAACTGAAAATTATTAAAGAAGGAAAGGAGCCAGAGCAAGGGGTTGGCTATCTCGAAGATGGGACAATGGTGGTGGTGGAAGAGGGGCAAACCCACATTGGTGATCAATTACCTGTTGTGGTTACCAGTGCCCTCCAAACCTCTGCGGGGCGGATGATTTTTGCTCGCTTAAAGTTGTCTAGTTTAGCCTGACCTTAGCCCGTCCAGGGAATACTTTTGCTAACGGTTTGGGAAAATTTTTGAATTTCTTTGATAATCCTGAGTTCTTTAACCTCAAACATAGTCGGATAGTGAAATGCCAGAATTGTCGTTCCCATCACCATGACATCTTGATCATGGAGGAGAGTTGGATAGACTAAGCTATTCCCATTCAGCAATGTACCGTTAACTGTGTTGTTATCCATCACAAAATATAGAAATTGATGCTGAAACATGACTGAATTAATCACTGCATGGAGCCGAGAGGCATAGCGATCTTCAATGACAATCCGACAACTTTGAGAACGACCAATAGTCCAACTGATCCCCCCCCAAAGTTCTACGTCATATTTGAGCTTATTTGAGCTATGAATGGTTAACCAGGCCGGGTTAGGATTTTGGCTGGGCATGATTCAGTCGGAATATTAATCAACAACTTTCAGCCAACTGTGCCCCAAAATAGGCAACCCCACTATAGCTTCACAGCGGGAGCGAGACACAAGTCGAAATAAAATATATACAAAGAACAATCGCAGATCCCATCTAGGACGCTGATTAGAGGCAGTTAAGTCGCATCGTATGGCCAGAATTGCCAAGATGTTTAGACTTGAGAACAGGTCGCGTCCCCCCCATCGTCCACAGTTAAGATAGAAACCAGGCCTGGATGAGCGCAACCCCTTAAGAGATGCAGGGCAACAGTGGCAATGGTTAAGCTTCTTCATTTATCAGATATTCACCTCGGCAGCGGTCTGGGCCATGGTCGTTTGAATCCCCTCACAGGATTGAATACTCGCCTAGAAGACTTTGTCGCCGCTTTAACCTATTGCATTGACCAGGCCCTGGCGGAAGCCGTTGACTTAGTGTTGTTTGGAGGAGATGCTTTTCCCGATGCCACCCCACCTCCCTTGGTGCAGGAGGCCTTTGCCCAACAGTTCCGCCGGTTAGCTGATGCCCAGATTCCCACGGTTTTATTAGTCGGTAATCATGATCAACACGCCCAAGGCCAGGGGGGAGCCAGCTTAGTAATTTATCGCACCTTGGGAGTACCTGGCTTTATTGTCGGCGATCAGCTTTCTACCCACCGGATTAGAACAAAACAGGGTGATGTGCAAGTGGTAACGTTGCCTTGGTTAACTCGTTCCGCTCTCCTGACAAAACCGGAAACCGAGGGCCTGGGCTTGGGCGAAGTTGGGCAACTTTTAATTCAGCGGTTAATGGTGGCATTAGCAGGGGAAATTCGACAACTGGATCCCGAACAGCCAACGGTATTATTGGCCCATGCCATGGTGGATACGGCCCGGTTTGGGGCAGAGCGCTTCTTAAGTGTCGGGAAAGGCTTTACAATTCCCCTTTCTCTGCTGGCCCAGTCAGAATTTGACTATGTGGCTTTGGGCCATGTCCATCGGCATCAGGTGTTATGCGAGCAGCCCCCCGTAATTTACCCAGGTAGTATTGAGCGGGTTGATTTTGGAGAAGAGGGGGAAGAAAAGGGGTTTATTCTTGTAGAAATCTGTAAAGGTCAGGCCCAGTGGCAGTTTTGTCCAATTCCCACCCGTCCCTTTTTAACCTTGGATGTGGATCTATCCCTGATTCATGAGCATCCCCAGGCCCGGCTTTTAGAGATGATTACTCAGGCCAGCATTGACCAGGCCATTGTCCGCCTGCGGTATCGCCTCCGTCCCGATCAAACGGCCCTGATTGATCTACCGAGTTTGCATGGGGCCCTGACACCCGCCCACAGTTTTAGCATCCACCCCGAACTAGTCACCCAACTACCGCGGGCCCGCCTGCCAGAACTGGGCCTGGGACAGACCATTGCCCCCTTAGCCGCCTTGGAACTGTATTTAGAACAACGCCCCGACCTTGAACCCTTAAAATCTGAGTTATTAATGGCGGCAACATCCTTGCTAGATCATCAAGATTGGGAAAAAGAAGGTACAACTCCGTCTCACCCCCCAGGCCCCGCTTCCGAGATCACACCCATAGCCACCTCTGTTCAATTAGACCTCCTGTCAATGTCTTAGATCTTTAACAAATCATTGCCAAGCAATATTGTCCCTATCAAAATTGTTTGAATTTATGTATGAATATCGAGATGATTTAATCATTTTTTTGGAGCTTGGGACGTTATCTTAAGGTCAAGGCAATAATCAAGATAGGATAAATTTAGGGTTATCTGAAACTCTTCGCAAATATCCCCACTTGCTCAGATTTTGCCTAGCTTTCTTCACTGCATGACGCAATTTCTTCCCCCGTCAACGTTGACCAATATCATGATGTTTGAGGAGTTTCCAATCCCCCTGGTGGTGGTGGATAGCCAAGGGGAAATCGTTGCCTTTAGTGCTGCCATGAATCAGGTTTGGGATTATTCAGAAACATCTCTACTGAACCAAAATCTCTGGCGTTTGCTCCCCCAGGCCTGGCAAGACCATCTCCAGCCGGCCTACAAAGCGACTATCACTACAAACCAAACTGGATATGCCCAAATTTTTGATGCCCCTCATCAGCGTTGGTGGCAGGTGGGACTTGTTCCCAAGGCTAATAGGTCTATATGGTTGATATTTTGGGACTTGACGACTCAGCAAGAGGAACTGATTTGGCATCAAGCCCAACTGACGGAACTGCGCCGCTGGTATGACCGCCTTCAAACCATCGCCGAGATTAGTCAACAAGTTTTTTGGGAATGGCACATTCAAGACGACACAACGCTCTGGGTGGGTAATACTGTCAGCCTCTTTGGTTATCCCCTAGATGCCATGCCTCAATCCGGCCAGGCCTGGTTAGATTTAATTCATCCGGACGACGTGACAGCAGTACAAGCTGGCTGGGAAAGCAGTCAAAGCTCTGGTGCGCCTTACTGTTGTGAATATCGGGTTCGCTGCCAGGATGGACACTATGCTTGGGTGCGCGATTGTAGTCAATATTTCCATTCCGAATCTGGAGAGTTCCGGCTTTTAGGTGCAGTGGCCGATATTAGTAGCCGTAAAGACGCTGAGGCTGCTATTGCCAGCAATGAATTGCGCTTTAAGAATTTAGTGGCCAATTTGCCGGGCCATGTGTTTCGCTGTGCTAATGATCCAGACTGGACAATTCAATACCTGAGTGACAACATTGAGCAAACTGTCGGTTATCCGGCCGCGGATTTTATCAACAACTGTCGCCGCACCTTTGCCAGCATCATTCATCCCGATGATCAGCAGTATGTCTATGACACCATTCAGGAAATCTTCAAGCGACAAAATCACTATGGAGTTGAATACCGAGTGATTCGGGCCGATGGTCAGGTGCGCTGGTTTTATGAGTCGGGACAAGCGATCCATAACGCGGCTGGGGAAGCTCAGTATATTGATGGTATTTCCATCGAGATTACAGTTCAGAAACAGGCCGAGTTGGAACTAGCCCAGAGTGAATCCCGCTTTCGCCAGCTTGTTGAAGATGTGGCGGTGGGTATTATTGTTCACAACCCACAAGGGGAGATTATTCTGGCCAATGAACGGGCAGCCAATATTTTGGGGTTATCCCTTGATCAACTCCTGGGAAAATCAGCCCAAGATTTAGATTGGTATGTTGTAAATGAAACTGGAGAGCGTTTAACGGCGGCCCAATTTCCCTCGGCAAGGGCCACAGAACAGTTAATCCCCATTCGGGATGTGGTCTTGGGGGTCAACCGTCCAAGCCAAGATCTAATCTGGTTGCAAGTCACGGCCGAACCCCATTTCAACGCCAGCCAGCAGCTAGAACAAGTCGTTATTACCCTGAGTGATATTACCCAACGCAAACAAGTGGAAGATGCGCTCCGGTATCAATCCCAGCGAGAACAAACCCTGAACCGGGTGATTAAAGCCATTCGCAACTCCCTCAATTTGGCAGAAATATTTCAAACCACGGTGGATGAAATTGGGCACTTATTAAATGTTGATCGGGTGGCGATTGTTCAGTATCGGCCAGAATTGGGGCAATGGGATCATATTATTGAATACCTGAGAGAGTCTTCCCTACCCCCAAGTCAAGGACTCATTATTCCTGATGCCCAGAACCCGATTGCTACCTCCCTCAAACAGGGGCAAACGGTACAAATTCACCAGGCCGAAACAGAACCCAACCTAGGCGAGTTTAATCGGGAGTTAGCCACCTCCTTCCCGGGGAATTGGTTAATGGTGCCACTCCAGGTTGAAGCCCACACTTGGGGCAGCTTAACCTTGCAACAAAGTCACCCCGACCAGGCCTGGCATCCCAGCGAGGTCAGTTTATTAGAAGTGATTGCCGATCAATTAGCGGTGGCCATTCGTCAAGCGGAGCTTTACCAATCCCTGCAAGCTGCCAACCAAGAACTGAGTCGCCTTGCGATTACCGATGACTTAACCCAAATTGCCAATCGCCGTCACTTTGATGAATGTCTAGCTCGGGAATGGAATCGTTTGTTGCGAGAACAAGCCCCTTTGAGTCTGGTGTTTTGCGATGTGGACGACTTCAAGGCCTATAACGATCTCTATGGACATCAAACTGGAGATGAGTGTTTATACTTGGTAGCCCAAGCCCTCGGAACTACGGCTAGGCGGGCTGTAGATTTAGTGGCCCGCTATGGTGGTGAGGAATTCGCGATCATTTTGCCCCATACTGATGGAGCCGGGGCTAGTCGTGTGGTTGAGAACATCCAAGCCACCTTGAAAGCCCTGGAAATTCCCCATGCCGCCTCTCGAGTTAGCCCCGTGGTGACGGTGAGTTTTGGCATCAGCACTGGCCGGCCAACCCCGGAAAGCTCTCCAGTCCATCTTCTCGAAGCAGCGGATCAGGCCCTCTATCAGGCTAAAGCAGAAGGGCGCAACACTTACCGGATTATTCATGTTCCATAGGCAGCGTGAGGAAATCTATGCTATCTGACTTGGCCTGGATTGGCAAACTGATGATCGTCTCGCTTTCTTTGGCAGTGGCGATTAAAACCTTGGGCAGTCAATACCCACTCCCAGAAACACCGACTATGATTATCAGTTTGCTTCTTCTCCCAACGATGTTGATCCTCTTGGTTTTGGGCCTGCGTCAACTCTTAAAACCTGATAACCCTTAAGCATCAACATCCAATAAGACGCAGGTACTTGGGGGCGGCTCCCGATCCACCTGGGCATAAATTAGGTCAATCCAAACCTCTTCACCGTAGGGATATTTACTTGTGACATAAAATAACCAATGCTGATCAATATCTAGTCTTTCCCGGCATTTTTGAAAGGTGGGGGATGAAATTGTTCGATGGGCATTGAGAGCGGGCTTCCACTTATCTTGCAGGCCCACAGCAATTTTGAAGCTCTCTCCAGCGGAATTTTCTACCAGTAAGAGAGCGTCCATATACAATGCTTGCCACCAGACTTGGGGATCATTGAGGTCTTCCCCTTCTGCTTTTAAGTCTGTGATCAGTTGTGGCATGGCACTTTTAACCAGGCCTTGTATTTTTGAGAATTCTGGATAAGGATGTAAGAGCTTAAGATTTTTGGCTGTTTGACGAAACCAAAGTTTGTGATATGACATAGAAGTAGCAAACTCCATCGGAAAACTTAATATTTTCAGGCTAAAAATTGACCACCCCGAT is from Synechococcus sp. PCC 6312 and encodes:
- a CDS encoding DNA polymerase III subunit gamma/tau — its product is MNYEPLHHKYRPQTFADLVGQAAITTTLTNALQQERIAPAYLFCGPRGTGKTSSARILAKSLNCLTAPKPTPSPCGVCDVCQAIAHSSALDVIEIDAASNTGVDNIRELIEKAQFAPVQCRYKVYVVDECHMLSTSAFNALLKTLEEPPDRVIFVLATTDPQRVLPTIISRCQRFDFRRIPLADMVSHLTHIAELETININPEAVNLVAQIAQGGLRDAESLLDQLSLLDGEITIERVWDLAGSVPEQDLFQLLQAVKSQHPETLLEQTRHLLERGREPLIVLQNLTGFYRDFLIAKTAPHRQDLVAITPDTWAALCEFAQNWSSQDILVGQQHLRACELQVKNTTQPRLWLEVGLLGLLSLSKTDQSSPPPANSPRPQAQSPTIPPAVISHPPSQPVANAILPTATPPRPAVPENLPTQAPPPSPAKSSPPDPTPQPPDPTDLNLSHLWQQGIQLVQFPGTQALLSQHGQLLSCSDREIRIGLPSPGLLKLTQKYQDKIEIAFQTALGKPVKVRLEIATSPAADTSQSTPAVQPRPTPPPPNPTLNPRQPPAHPPENPPPSPAPEFQLAPPAPPDALSQATQSFARFFAGEIVSPEPGSPPVVLEPESLSPDSLTPATDEAELPPELEEDLPF
- a CDS encoding LptF/LptG family permease codes for the protein MKILSPRQIWRRWLWPLGRIGPGSRLDWYLWRNIVPAFGLGITIFAALALSVGVLFDLVRQVAEAQIPLTAVLQVLLFQIPYTLTFALPMAVMLAVLTTISRLGEDGELVAFKSIGLSLYRLAAPILAFSLVISLITFTLGETVIPEFRARSDQVLQRYLRQEERVGQSRDIYYPEYGPNDQVRRLYYAKEFDGVSMRGITVVDFSQPELVQVITAAEAAWSYPRSTWTIADGVIYLVSSLGNIRDIIEFQQQQLVIPRKLEEDVLSPSQVTELSTAQARQALTLAQKDNNPILVRALNVHLQQQYAQPFVAIVFGLMGLGFGAMGQKRGAAQGFGLSVGLIFGQILLTYFSGALGFVGILTPIMAAWLPQGLGLAVAIWLIQRANR
- the lptB gene encoding LPS export ABC transporter ATP-binding protein; this encodes MKILLEGVRKTYGARTVVDQVTLGIEQGEVVGLLGPNGAGKTTTFYLATGLEKPDQGRVWLDRDDITPLPLHRRARLGIGYLPQEPSIFRNLTVAENILLVLEQTKVPRHLWADRLDHLLADLNLHKIAQIKGNRVSGGERRRTELARALAMGVEGPKFLFLDEPFAGVDPIAVGEIQTIVTQLRAQNLGILITDHNVRETLSIVDRAYIMRDGHILAAGAAADLYEDPLVRQYYLGENFVP
- a CDS encoding LptA/OstA family protein is translated as MTRFNWGSKRLLLGLLLGLGVLGTSGIAESQNLPTSDANAVPQQALTILADVQQANSITGIVTARGNVQLIYPARQIQATATQAQYFSRERRIVLTGNVYVLQKGNSLRGDSVTYLIDQEKFVATPVTNQQVESILLIRDNPPKTTNPNP
- a CDS encoding iron-sulfur cluster assembly accessory protein — protein: MTVTLTPAAVRELERLRQKSQAKANGDILRLGVKSGGCADWLYVLEFTAAAQPNDFVAEISGLVIAVAADSVAKLTDLNLDYTEDLMGGAFRFHNPIAGQTCGCGLSFKLVDH
- a CDS encoding phosphomannose isomerase type II C-terminal cupin domain, which gives rise to MSISAPEMAIAPINTVAATELRPWGSFTILEEGPGYKIKRIEVKPGHRLSLQMHHHRSEHWIVIAGIAKVQRGEEIIMLSPNESTYVPQFTRHRLENPGKINLVLIEVQNGQYLGEDDIQRFEDDYARSHT
- a CDS encoding response regulator transcription factor; this translates as MSEHLLLVDDEPGLRDAVQAYLEDSGFTVTAASNATQAWELLEQQRPDLVITDVMMPQVDGYEFLAKLREDERFSYLPVVFLTARGMKRDRVQGYDAGCDAYLSKPFDPDELVAIVKNLLRRYQQAAAISEPDIADLAGQIAELRSLLVKRGTPLNPNPIKLDLTPREQSVLDLVVQGLMNKEIASQLQTSVRNIEKYVSRLFIKTNTSSRTELVRFALENGLAP